A stretch of Chitinophagaceae bacterium DNA encodes these proteins:
- a CDS encoding carboxypeptidase-like regulatory domain-containing protein, producing the protein MTARNFIPSFVLIVFLSAQAFSQSLSVSGRIIDGHTKEPISYASVYFAKSGVGKTSDSAGNFSFFFNNFTPDTLVVSFIGFELYKMPVSQLQNGKPVTIQLERGGAKNEVVIKSKWNRGLYLWKKIMSKKKQYNRYDLANFSYEAYNKLEIDIKNFNADKARKNFLLKNFSFIFDNMDSTSEAVPFYRYT; encoded by the coding sequence TTGACCGCCCGGAATTTTATACCATCCTTTGTACTTATTGTTTTTTTATCCGCACAGGCCTTCAGCCAGTCGCTCTCTGTTTCGGGCAGGATCATTGACGGCCATACCAAGGAACCCATAAGTTATGCATCCGTTTATTTTGCCAAATCGGGCGTTGGAAAGACCTCTGACAGCGCCGGTAACTTTTCCTTTTTCTTCAACAACTTCACCCCCGACACGCTGGTGGTAAGCTTCATTGGTTTTGAATTATACAAAATGCCCGTTTCGCAATTGCAAAACGGCAAGCCTGTCACCATTCAGCTGGAAAGAGGCGGCGCTAAAAATGAAGTGGTCATTAAATCGAAATGGAACCGGGGCCTTTATTTATGGAAAAAAATAATGAGCAAGAAGAAACAGTATAACCGCTACGATCTTGCCAACTTCAGTTATGAAGCCTATAATAAACTGGAAATTGACATTAAGAATTTTAATGCCGACAAGGCCAGGAAGAATTTTTTATTGAAGAATTTTTCTTTCATTTTTGATAACATGGACAGCACCTCGGAAGCTGTGCCCTTTTACCGATATACCTGA
- the lpxD gene encoding UDP-3-O-(3-hydroxymyristoyl)glucosamine N-acyltransferase: MQFTAAQIAIMINGRVEGNPESSVGSFGKIEEARAGQLSFLANPKYEEFLYSTAASIIIINETQELKQKIGATLIKVPDAYSAFATLLDKYQQIQRQQLSGIQQPVYIAASAKTGENVFIGAFAYLGEKVIVANGVKIYPNAFLGDNVVIGENTIIHPGVKIYHDCVIGKNVTIHAGTIIGSDGFGFAPQADGTLKKVPQIGNVIIEDGVEIGANATIDRATIGSTLIRAGAKLDNLLQIAHNVEVGNNSVIAAQSGISGSTKIGNNVMIGGQVGIVGHIKIADGTRINAQSGVSKSIKKPNSAVTGSPAFDYTAALRSQAASRNLPELEKRVIELEKKLKEMMARNNS, from the coding sequence ATGCAATTCACCGCAGCGCAAATAGCCATAATGATCAACGGCCGGGTGGAAGGAAACCCGGAATCATCGGTGGGTTCTTTCGGCAAAATTGAAGAAGCCCGTGCCGGTCAGCTTTCTTTTCTTGCCAATCCCAAATACGAGGAATTTTTGTACAGCACCGCGGCAAGCATCATCATCATCAATGAAACACAGGAACTGAAACAAAAGATCGGGGCTACCCTCATTAAAGTTCCGGATGCCTATTCAGCCTTTGCCACCCTTTTAGATAAATACCAGCAGATACAAAGACAGCAGCTGTCCGGCATTCAGCAGCCGGTATATATTGCCGCTTCGGCCAAAACCGGTGAAAATGTCTTCATCGGCGCCTTTGCCTACCTGGGAGAAAAAGTGATCGTAGCCAATGGCGTAAAAATTTACCCCAATGCCTTCCTGGGCGATAATGTTGTGATCGGGGAAAATACAATCATTCATCCCGGGGTGAAAATTTACCATGACTGTGTGATCGGGAAAAATGTGACCATACATGCCGGGACCATAATTGGCAGTGATGGATTTGGTTTTGCTCCCCAGGCAGATGGTACATTGAAAAAAGTTCCGCAGATCGGCAACGTGATCATTGAAGATGGTGTGGAGATCGGCGCCAATGCCACCATTGACCGGGCAACCATTGGAAGTACCCTTATAAGGGCCGGGGCCAAATTAGACAACCTGCTCCAGATCGCCCACAATGTGGAAGTAGGGAATAATTCCGTGATCGCTGCACAAAGCGGCATCAGCGGCAGTACCAAGATCGGGAATAATGTAATGATCGGGGGCCAGGTAGGAATTGTGGGCCATATAAAAATTGCCGACGGAACCAGGATCAATGCACAGAGCGGTGTGAGTAAATCCATAAAAAAACCGAACTCTGCCGTCACCGGCTCCCCTGCGTTTGATTATACCGCAGCCCTGCGCAGCCAGGCTGCCAGCCGCAATTTACCTGAACTGGAAAAAAGGGTGATTGAACTGGAAAAGAAATTGAAGGAAATGATGGCCCGTAATAATTCCTGA
- a CDS encoding HD domain-containing protein — protein MPFRKIINDPVYGFITIDDELVNQVIAHPYFQRLRRINQMAMASLVYPGAVHSRLHHALGAYHLMCNALSELKNKGTGISVAEEQAAKIAILLHDTGHGPFSHALEHVLIEGMQHEKISLLIMEELNKQFNGQLQLALEIFTDRYPKKFLYQLISGQLDVDRMDYLTRDSFFTGVNEGVIGYDRILKMLIVHNGELMVEEKGIYSIEKFLVARRLMYWQVYLHKTVLCAEQMLKRIIKRAKHVKASTQLPLDNFINKPIQAVTLEEFCDLDDYDLLAAIKGWCRHPDQVLSSLCQGIIHRRLLKVQYSAEPFDSRILEEKTRETCTRLSLSPEEAGWLVFTGEVTSSTYNPGKEHIHILFKNGEVKDISEVDNALINQNLMGTVKKYYICYPRI, from the coding sequence ATGCCTTTCAGAAAAATAATAAACGACCCGGTTTATGGTTTTATTACCATTGATGATGAACTGGTGAACCAAGTGATCGCCCATCCATACTTTCAGCGCCTGCGCCGCATTAACCAGATGGCGATGGCCAGCCTGGTTTATCCCGGGGCAGTACACAGCCGCTTACACCATGCGTTGGGAGCCTATCATTTAATGTGCAATGCCCTCAGCGAATTAAAAAATAAAGGAACCGGGATAAGCGTTGCTGAAGAACAGGCCGCAAAGATCGCCATCCTGCTTCATGACACCGGCCATGGGCCCTTCAGCCATGCGCTGGAACACGTGCTGATTGAAGGCATGCAGCATGAAAAGATCTCCCTGCTGATCATGGAGGAACTGAACAAACAGTTCAACGGGCAATTACAGCTTGCCCTGGAGATCTTTACCGACCGGTATCCTAAAAAATTCCTCTACCAGCTCATCAGTGGCCAGTTGGATGTGGACCGGATGGATTACCTGACCCGGGACAGTTTTTTCACCGGGGTAAATGAAGGTGTGATCGGCTACGACCGGATATTAAAAATGCTGATCGTACATAATGGGGAGCTCATGGTGGAAGAAAAAGGGATTTACTCCATCGAGAAATTCCTGGTAGCCCGCCGTCTTATGTACTGGCAGGTTTACCTGCATAAAACAGTGTTGTGTGCAGAGCAGATGCTGAAGCGTATCATTAAAAGGGCAAAACATGTAAAAGCCAGCACCCAGTTGCCCCTGGATAATTTTATAAACAAACCCATCCAGGCAGTTACGCTGGAAGAGTTTTGCGATTTGGATGACTATGATCTGCTGGCAGCAATAAAAGGATGGTGCCGGCATCCGGACCAGGTTTTGTCAAGCCTTTGCCAGGGGATCATCCACCGCCGGTTACTTAAAGTGCAATACTCGGCAGAACCGTTTGACAGCAGGATACTTGAAGAAAAGACCAGGGAAACATGTACCCGGTTAAGCCTCTCCCCTGAAGAGGCCGGCTGGCTTGTATTTACAGGTGAGGTAACCAGCAGCACGTACAACCCCGGTAAAGAACATATCCATATCCTGTTCAAGAACGGGGAGGTAAAGGATATTTCGGAAGTGGACAATGCCCTCATCAATCAAAACCTGATGGGCACGGTTAAAAAATATTACATTTGTTATCCAAGAATATAG
- a CDS encoding PglZ domain-containing protein, with amino-acid sequence MNVAKILWVDDEIDSLTSQIMFLESKGYEVQTKTNGFDAVEYVKDNIVDVVLLDETMPGITGLQTLQQIKEMNSNLPVVLITKNEAENLMDEAIGSQISDYLIKPVNPNQVLLSLKKIIDNKRLVAEKTTSAYQQEFRSLFMALNSNPDYNEWMELYRKLVYWELEMKKSDSPEMQEVFQAQKAEANTEFFKFISRNYASWVSPKSSEGPIMSHTLMKFKVFPHLEKGVPLFFVLIDNLRFDQWKTIQPIFAESFRIHEEETFYAILPTATQYARNAIFAGMMPVDIEKKFPVQWKNDDEEGGKNMFEEEFFKAQLKSLGKSDLKYSYTKITNNNDGQKLVDNIHNMLENDINIIVYNFVDMLSHARTEMEVLKELAGDETSYRSITESWFTHSPLHQALKRIADKKLTMVMATDHGSVRVNTPVKVIGDKQTTANLRYKHGRNLNYDAKDVLAFRDPREAGLPVPNVNSSFIFAKGDLYLCYPNNYNHFANYYRNTFQHGGISLEEMIVPVIRMTNK; translated from the coding sequence ATGAATGTAGCAAAAATACTTTGGGTAGATGATGAGATCGACAGCCTTACTTCGCAGATCATGTTCCTGGAAAGCAAGGGCTATGAAGTACAGACCAAGACCAACGGATTTGATGCGGTGGAATATGTAAAAGATAATATCGTGGATGTGGTATTGCTGGATGAGACCATGCCCGGCATCACGGGCCTGCAAACGCTTCAGCAGATAAAAGAAATGAACAGCAACCTGCCGGTTGTGCTGATAACAAAAAATGAAGCAGAGAACCTGATGGATGAAGCCATTGGCTCGCAGATAAGCGATTATCTTATTAAGCCGGTTAACCCAAACCAGGTTTTACTGAGCCTGAAAAAGATCATCGATAACAAAAGGCTGGTGGCCGAAAAGACCACTTCGGCATACCAGCAGGAATTCCGCAGCCTGTTCATGGCGTTAAACAGTAACCCGGATTATAATGAGTGGATGGAACTATACCGCAAACTTGTTTACTGGGAACTGGAAATGAAAAAGAGTGACAGTCCCGAAATGCAGGAGGTTTTCCAGGCCCAGAAGGCAGAAGCAAATACAGAGTTCTTTAAATTCATTTCAAGGAATTATGCATCCTGGGTAAGTCCTAAAAGCAGTGAAGGGCCTATCATGAGCCATACCCTGATGAAGTTCAAAGTGTTTCCTCACCTGGAAAAAGGGGTACCGCTTTTCTTTGTGCTGATCGATAACCTGCGATTTGATCAATGGAAGACCATCCAGCCCATATTTGCCGAAAGTTTCCGCATACATGAGGAAGAAACCTTTTATGCCATACTGCCTACGGCCACCCAATATGCCCGTAACGCCATATTTGCGGGCATGATGCCGGTGGATATTGAAAAGAAGTTCCCGGTGCAATGGAAGAACGATGATGAGGAAGGAGGAAAGAATATGTTTGAAGAGGAATTCTTCAAGGCACAGCTGAAGAGCCTGGGCAAGAGTGATCTTAAATATTCTTACACCAAGATCACCAACAACAACGACGGACAGAAACTGGTGGATAATATTCACAATATGCTGGAGAACGACATCAACATCATTGTGTACAATTTTGTGGACATGCTCAGTCATGCCCGTACCGAAATGGAAGTGCTGAAGGAACTGGCCGGCGACGAAACCAGTTACCGCAGCATTACCGAAAGCTGGTTCACCCATTCGCCCCTGCACCAGGCACTTAAAAGGATTGCCGATAAAAAATTGACCATGGTGATGGCTACTGACCACGGAAGTGTACGGGTAAATACGCCGGTGAAAGTGATCGGCGATAAACAGACCACGGCTAACCTGCGCTACAAGCATGGCCGCAACCTGAACTATGACGCAAAGGACGTACTGGCATTCCGTGACCCGAGAGAAGCCGGGTTGCCGGTTCCGAACGTTAATTCGTCGTTCATCTTTGCTAAAGGCGACCTGTACCTGTGTTATCCCAATAACTATAATCATTTTGCCAATTATTACCGAAATACCTTCCAGCACGGCGGTATAAGCCTGGAGGAAATGATCGTTCCGGTAATACGGATGACGAATAAATGA
- a CDS encoding MBL fold metallo-hydrolase produces MIGCDCPVCTSPDTKDKRLRSSILVESETTSLVIDTTPDFRYQMLRARVKKLDAVLFTHPHKDHIAGLDDVRAYNFFQQKPMEVYANSLTEESIKREFAYVFSDKKYPGIPNINLNTIDENPFRIGDIPVVPILVWHLKMPVLGFRFGRFTYITDANRIDEEEKEKIRGSDGMVLNALRTEPHISHYTLDEAVALVQELGVPNAWFTHMSHQIGKHEEVNMGLPDGIQLAWDGLEIEETGL; encoded by the coding sequence ATGATCGGTTGCGATTGCCCCGTATGCACATCCCCGGATACGAAGGATAAACGGTTACGTTCCAGCATCCTGGTGGAGAGTGAAACAACCTCCCTTGTAATAGATACCACGCCCGATTTCCGCTACCAGATGCTGCGGGCCAGGGTAAAAAAACTGGATGCGGTTCTATTCACCCATCCGCATAAAGACCATATTGCCGGGCTGGATGACGTGCGGGCCTATAACTTCTTCCAGCAAAAACCGATGGAAGTGTATGCCAACTCGTTAACAGAGGAATCCATCAAAAGGGAATTTGCCTATGTCTTCTCAGATAAAAAATACCCGGGTATTCCCAACATTAACCTGAATACCATTGATGAGAACCCGTTCCGGATCGGGGATATCCCGGTAGTACCCATTTTGGTATGGCACCTGAAAATGCCGGTGCTGGGTTTCCGGTTCGGGCGGTTCACCTATATAACCGATGCAAACCGTATTGATGAAGAAGAAAAGGAAAAAATAAGAGGGAGCGATGGCATGGTGCTGAATGCCCTTCGAACAGAACCACATATCTCCCACTACACATTGGATGAAGCCGTAGCCCTGGTGCAGGAACTGGGAGTGCCCAATGCCTGGTTTACCCACATGAGCCACCAGATCGGAAAGCACGAGGAGGTAAATATGGGCCTGCCCGACGGCATTCAATTGGCATGGGACGGATTGGAAATTGAGGAGACAGGGCTATAG
- a CDS encoding helix-hairpin-helix domain-containing protein: protein MPGSRKYLAEYFSFTRKERTGIIAVMALILLLIFLPFFFPYLMTEKKYDHSQFEKEIAALKTEQPDSTTDRSSTSDENNYQDLRQPADKNYYRRGSAGELFYFDPNTLPVEGWKKLGIREKTANTIRNYISKGGRFNKPEDIGKIWGLPPDEVNRLLPYVRIEQKNTDRFIPAENKIYARLPEKTSYTRNAVDINTADTSEFIALPGIGSKLAGRIVAFRDKLGGFYKVEQVAETYALPDSAFQKIKGKLVISNSTVKQLNINTATLEELKLHPYIRYNIANAIVQYRNQHGSFTAVSDLKNILIITAGVYDKMEPYLTIR from the coding sequence ATGCCCGGCTCCCGGAAATATTTAGCTGAATATTTTTCCTTTACCCGAAAGGAACGGACAGGGATCATTGCTGTAATGGCACTGATCCTCCTGCTTATCTTTCTCCCGTTCTTCTTTCCGTATCTCATGACTGAAAAGAAATACGATCACAGCCAGTTTGAGAAGGAGATCGCTGCATTGAAAACAGAACAGCCTGATAGTACCACAGACCGCTCTAGTACTTCTGACGAAAATAATTACCAGGATCTCCGCCAGCCAGCGGACAAGAATTATTACAGAAGGGGATCAGCAGGAGAATTGTTTTATTTCGACCCCAATACATTACCTGTTGAAGGCTGGAAGAAACTCGGCATACGGGAGAAGACCGCAAACACGATCCGGAATTACATTTCAAAAGGCGGCCGGTTCAACAAACCGGAAGACATTGGTAAGATATGGGGCCTGCCCCCCGATGAAGTGAACAGGCTGCTTCCTTATGTAAGAATAGAGCAAAAGAATACAGACAGGTTCATCCCTGCTGAAAACAAGATTTATGCCCGGCTGCCGGAAAAAACCAGTTATACAAGAAACGCTGTTGACATAAACACGGCCGATACGTCCGAGTTTATTGCGCTGCCGGGCATTGGCAGCAAACTGGCTGGCCGCATCGTTGCATTCCGGGACAAATTGGGTGGGTTTTACAAAGTGGAGCAGGTAGCAGAGACCTATGCATTACCCGATTCCGCTTTTCAGAAAATTAAGGGGAAACTGGTCATCAGCAATTCAACAGTTAAACAATTAAATATCAATACGGCAACACTGGAAGAACTGAAACTGCATCCTTATATCCGGTATAATATTGCCAACGCCATCGTACAATACCGCAACCAGCATGGCAGTTTTACTGCTGTAAGCGATCTGAAAAACATCCTGATCATTACTGCAGGGGTCTATGATAAAATGGAACCTTACCTTACCATCCGGTAG
- a CDS encoding acyl-CoA dehydrogenase family protein produces MNFEITELTGQVAHTARDFANQHIKPHLMDWDESQEFPVQVFKEMGKLGMMGVLVPEKYGGSGMGYFEYNAIIQEVAKVCGSVGLSLAAHNSLCTGHILSFGNEEQKKKYLPKLATAEHIGAWGLTEANTGSDAGNMKTTAVKEGNDWVINGTKNWITHGKSGDVAVVICRTGEPRAKDNATAFIVEKGTPGFSGGKKENKLGMRASETAEMIFDNCRIPDANRIGEIGQGFKQSMKVLDGGRISIAALGLGIAKGAYEASLQYSKERYQFDQPIASFQGISFKLADMATEIEAADLLIKQACDLKMRGLPMTKEAAMAKYYASEVAVRVSTEAVQIFGGYGYTKDFPVEKFYRDSKLCTIGEGTSEIQKLVISREVLR; encoded by the coding sequence ATGAATTTTGAAATTACTGAACTGACCGGGCAGGTGGCACATACTGCACGTGATTTTGCCAACCAACATATCAAACCCCATTTAATGGACTGGGATGAAAGCCAGGAATTTCCTGTACAGGTATTTAAGGAAATGGGTAAACTGGGGATGATGGGTGTGCTTGTCCCGGAAAAATATGGCGGCAGCGGAATGGGTTATTTTGAGTACAATGCCATCATCCAGGAAGTGGCAAAGGTATGCGGCTCGGTTGGCTTATCGCTGGCGGCACATAATTCTTTGTGTACAGGCCATATACTCAGTTTTGGAAATGAGGAACAGAAGAAGAAATATTTGCCCAAACTGGCAACTGCGGAGCACATAGGAGCGTGGGGATTGACCGAAGCAAACACAGGCAGTGATGCCGGTAATATGAAGACAACTGCTGTGAAGGAAGGGAATGACTGGGTGATAAACGGAACCAAGAACTGGATCACGCATGGTAAAAGCGGGGATGTGGCGGTTGTGATCTGCCGGACAGGTGAACCAAGGGCGAAAGACAATGCAACGGCATTTATAGTGGAGAAAGGAACACCCGGTTTCAGCGGTGGTAAAAAGGAAAATAAACTGGGTATGCGTGCAAGTGAAACAGCGGAAATGATTTTTGATAACTGCCGTATCCCGGATGCTAACAGGATCGGGGAAATAGGGCAGGGGTTTAAGCAAAGCATGAAAGTGCTGGACGGGGGAAGGATCTCCATTGCTGCGTTGGGATTGGGAATTGCAAAAGGGGCTTACGAGGCATCGCTGCAATATTCAAAAGAACGTTACCAGTTTGATCAGCCCATAGCCAGTTTCCAGGGCATCAGTTTTAAACTGGCCGATATGGCAACTGAAATTGAAGCGGCGGACCTTTTGATCAAGCAGGCCTGTGACCTGAAGATGCGGGGCCTGCCCATGACCAAGGAAGCCGCCATGGCAAAATATTATGCAAGCGAAGTGGCGGTACGGGTAAGTACCGAAGCGGTGCAGATTTTTGGAGGATATGGGTATACAAAAGATTTCCCGGTAGAGAAATTTTACCGGGACAGTAAACTCTGCACCATCGGGGAAGGAACAAGCGAGATACAGAAACTGGTGATCAGCCGGGAGGTTTTGAGATAA
- a CDS encoding cytochrome c — protein sequence MRILCGLVILVAIISCNNSEGSGKKINPDINAAGLFMTHCASCHKCDVDFTGPALKGAASRWKDKALMYEFMRNPMGVIQKDSYATGLFNKYKAVMTPSTLTNEEIDAVLEHCNQ from the coding sequence ATGAGAATACTGTGCGGCCTGGTGATCCTTGTTGCAATAATAAGCTGCAACAACAGCGAGGGTTCCGGGAAAAAGATAAATCCGGACATTAATGCGGCCGGGTTGTTCATGACCCATTGTGCTTCCTGCCACAAGTGTGATGTTGATTTTACCGGTCCTGCTTTAAAAGGGGCAGCTTCCCGCTGGAAAGACAAGGCGCTGATGTATGAATTCATGCGTAACCCGATGGGGGTAATTCAAAAAGACAGTTATGCAACCGGGCTTTTCAATAAATATAAAGCGGTGATGACACCTTCCACGCTGACCAATGAAGAGATCGATGCCGTGCTGGAACATTGCAATCAGTAA
- a CDS encoding bifunctional (p)ppGpp synthetase/guanosine-3',5'-bis(diphosphate) 3'-pyrophosphohydrolase, which produces MEETAATIPKYNLNEAEEKKEILRQYRGLLRVLKSKLKPGDKELLRTAFGMAAEAHKTMRRKSGEPYILHPIAVARICVEEIGLGVRSTICALMHDTVEDTDITLEDVQREFGSEVTKIVDGLTKISTVMDTNSTQQAENFKKILLTLTDDPRVILIKLSDRLHNMRTLGSMKREKQLKISSETVYVYAPLAHRMGLYNIKTEMEDLAMKYMEPDTYRYIAQKLTDTKRERSKYINDFIRPLKEKLEKAEFDFEIYGRPKSIHSIWNKMKKKGVSFEEVYDLFAIRILVNSPLEKEKEDCWKVYSMITDEYTPSPERLRDWLSNPKSNGYEALHTSVMGPHGKWVEVQIRTKRMNEIAEKGLAAHWKYKEGKDDESRFDKWFQQIREALNSQDGSSIDFLQDFKTSFLAEEIYVYTPKGEVKMLPVGASALDFAFGVHTAVGSKCIGAKVNHKLVPISHKLRSGDQVEIITSAKQKPNIEWLNFVVTSKAKAKIKDTLKEEKRATAEEGKYTLQRKLEGLGVSMNQSNLEELSNFYKTGSSLDLLYDIAIKKIDLRELKEFTVLGDKLVAPKPVKPHVEEKHEKVIPEKTFDKKDAELIIFGESSDKIQYTLANCCKPIPGDDVFGFVTAGEGLKIHRTNCPNAARLLANYGHRVVKTKWAKNKEISFLTGLRIIGLDDVGVIHKITNLISGELKFNISAMTIEAKEGIFEGNVKIFVHDKEELDELVERLTALPGIERVDRYDTE; this is translated from the coding sequence ATGGAAGAAACAGCAGCAACCATACCGAAATACAACCTCAATGAGGCAGAGGAGAAAAAGGAGATCCTGCGGCAGTACCGAGGACTCCTGAGGGTTTTAAAATCCAAATTAAAACCCGGTGACAAGGAACTGCTCCGTACCGCCTTTGGAATGGCTGCCGAAGCACATAAAACGATGCGGCGCAAAAGCGGGGAGCCCTATATCCTTCACCCCATTGCCGTTGCCCGTATATGCGTGGAAGAGATCGGCCTGGGGGTACGCAGTACCATTTGTGCCCTGATGCATGATACGGTGGAAGACACCGATATCACACTGGAGGATGTTCAACGGGAATTTGGTTCGGAAGTGACCAAGATCGTTGATGGCCTCACCAAGATAAGTACGGTGATGGATACAAACAGTACCCAGCAGGCCGAGAATTTCAAGAAGATATTACTTACACTTACCGATGACCCGAGGGTGATCCTGATAAAACTTTCCGACCGCCTCCATAACATGCGTACCCTGGGAAGCATGAAAAGAGAAAAACAATTAAAGATATCCAGCGAAACGGTTTATGTATACGCCCCCCTTGCCCACCGCATGGGCCTCTACAATATCAAGACCGAGATGGAAGACCTGGCCATGAAATACATGGAGCCGGATACCTACCGTTACATTGCCCAAAAGTTAACCGATACCAAAAGAGAAAGAAGCAAATACATCAACGACTTTATCCGCCCGCTGAAGGAAAAACTGGAAAAGGCTGAATTTGATTTTGAGATCTATGGCAGGCCAAAAAGCATTCACTCTATCTGGAACAAGATGAAAAAGAAAGGAGTGAGTTTTGAAGAAGTGTATGACCTGTTTGCCATACGCATACTGGTAAATTCCCCTTTGGAAAAAGAAAAAGAAGATTGCTGGAAAGTGTATAGCATGATTACGGACGAATACACCCCTTCTCCCGAACGCTTAAGGGACTGGTTGAGCAACCCCAAAAGCAACGGATACGAAGCGCTGCATACTAGCGTGATGGGCCCGCATGGTAAATGGGTGGAAGTGCAGATCCGTACCAAGCGGATGAATGAGATCGCCGAAAAAGGGCTTGCGGCACACTGGAAATACAAAGAAGGCAAAGATGACGAAAGCCGTTTTGATAAATGGTTCCAGCAGATCAGGGAAGCGCTGAACAGCCAGGATGGAAGTTCGATCGACTTCCTGCAGGACTTTAAAACATCTTTCCTGGCAGAAGAGATCTATGTGTATACCCCCAAAGGCGAAGTAAAAATGCTGCCGGTTGGTGCATCGGCCCTGGACTTCGCATTTGGCGTACATACGGCGGTTGGCAGCAAATGCATCGGCGCCAAGGTAAACCACAAACTGGTTCCCATCAGTCATAAATTACGCAGTGGCGACCAGGTGGAGATCATTACCAGCGCCAAGCAAAAGCCAAATATTGAGTGGCTGAACTTTGTTGTGACCAGCAAGGCAAAGGCAAAGATCAAAGACACCCTGAAAGAAGAAAAAAGAGCCACTGCCGAAGAAGGAAAGTATACGTTGCAAAGGAAGCTGGAAGGTTTGGGTGTTTCCATGAATCAGAGCAACCTGGAGGAATTATCGAATTTCTATAAAACGGGGTCTTCGCTTGACCTGCTGTATGATATTGCCATTAAGAAGATTGACCTGCGGGAGTTAAAGGAATTTACCGTGCTGGGCGATAAACTGGTTGCACCCAAACCGGTAAAACCACACGTGGAAGAAAAGCATGAAAAGGTCATCCCGGAAAAAACCTTTGACAAAAAAGACGCAGAACTGATCATCTTTGGTGAAAGCAGCGATAAGATACAATACACACTTGCCAACTGCTGCAAACCGATCCCCGGCGATGATGTGTTTGGTTTTGTAACCGCCGGCGAAGGATTAAAGATACACCGCACCAATTGCCCCAATGCAGCCCGGCTGCTGGCCAATTACGGACACCGGGTGGTAAAGACCAAATGGGCCAAGAACAAGGAAATATCCTTCCTCACCGGCCTGCGGATCATCGGGCTGGATGATGTTGGGGTGATCCATAAGATCACCAACCTGATCAGCGGTGAATTAAAATTCAATATCTCGGCCATGACCATTGAAGCCAAAGAAGGGATCTTTGAAGGCAATGTGAAGATATTTGTTCACGATAAGGAAGAGCTTGATGAACTGGTGGAAAGACTAACAGCGCTGCCGGGCATTGAACGGGTGGACAGGTATGATACGGAATAA